ATTATCGTTCTTTGTTCTGCGCTCGAATCTAGAGGTTCTTAAAAAACACAATCCTAATCGGATTTACATTGTTTTCCCCGAGACACGTAAAGAAGTAGCACTAAGCATAGCTGGGCAGCTCTCTGAGATGAAAACAGAGGTTGTGGAGGTGGAGATCCCTGGGTTATGAGATTGTTTTAACATCCGATAGGACAATGATGAGTAATCATCATGGAAGAGAATTCTTAGGATTCGTCGCTACAGCGCCGCCTATATTTCTACCTGAAAGCTTATGGATGTATATTGCATCACCCAAGGTTGAAGTAGACGATGAGGGAAAGCCCAGGGAGGCACCTTATGGAATGAGAAAGATCGAGGCGGTTCTTAAAGAAAAAGGCTTCAAGGCGTCGATCATTGACCCTGATCATTTGGGAAAGCACCTGGATTCGATGAAGGTATTAATGCTGAGCCACCACGATTACTTTGGCTATGGCCCTCCAACCAGCGAATGGTGGAGTTTAACTGGGAAAGAACCGCTGAACCGGAGAAGCTTTATTAAGTTAATGAGCAAGCCGGAAGTCCGCGAGGCGAAGAAAAAAGGCGTGAGGATCATTGCTGGCGGTCCAGCAGCTTGGCAATGGCTTTACGAGGTGAGGAAGTTCGTAGAGTGGGGTATTGACACAGTAGTAGATGGAGAGGCTGAAAAAATCATCGTCGACCTGGTTGAGAAAGCATTAAATAACGAGCCTCTCCCGAAATACGTTTACATAGGATCGGGTGATGTCCCATCCGTTGACGAAATCCCCATTATTAAGGGAGGAAGCGTAAATGGGCTCGTGGAGATAATGAGAGGTTGTCCGAGAGGCTGTAAGTTCTGCAGCGTCACCTTGAGACCCCTCAGATTCATACCGCTGGATAAGATCGTGAAAGAAGTCCAGGTGAATTTAACCGCGGGGGTGAAGGGAACGATTCTCCACAGCGAAGACATCCTCCTCTACCATGCAGACGGCGTTAAACCCCGTCCAGAAGCTATAATCAAACTCCACGAGGAGGTATTGAAACTCGTGGGAGAAAACGGCTCGTTCGCATGGTCTCATGTAAGTCTATCGGCTTTGAAATTCGCGGAGGAAAATCATGGGCTTATCTCGAAACTTATGCATGAGTATATTCTAACAGACTCTAGAAGGTTTATCGGGGTGGAAGTCGGTATTGAAACAGGCTCTCCGAGACTGGCTCAGGAAATAATGCGTGCCAAGTCACTCCCCTATCCCATAGAGGACTGGCCCGACGTTGTCGAAGACGCTTTCAAAATAATGCATGAAAACTCTATCATTCCCGCAGCAACAGTTATTCTAGGATTCCCAGGCGAGACAGGGGATGACGTGGTTAAAACAATTGAGCTAATAGAGAGGTTGAAAAACTACAGAAGCCTCATAGTTCCAATGTTCTTCGTGCCAATGGGGTCTTTAAAGAGTGGAGAATGGTTCATCAGAGACCACTTGAAACGGGAGCATGTGGATGCGCTGTTGAAAATTTACAATCACTCCATATACTGGGCTGAAGACATTATGAACAAGTATTACTTGAAATCCCCTGCTAATCTCCCCGTGAGACTGCTGCTCAAATTCTTCATACGATACGCTAGAAGGCAGGTAAATAAGTACGTTGCAAAAATTGAAGAATATATTAAACAGTAGTGATTTTAAAAGTGTCAACGAGGATAAAATGAAAGTAATAGGGGGAAGCAATGAACACGTTTTACATTACAACACCCATATACTATCCCAATGGCCCGCCACACATAGGGCATGCATATACAACAGTTTACGCTGACGTGCTTGCAAGGTTTGCCAGGCTTCTTGAAAAAGACGTTTTCTTCTTAACAGGCAATGATGAACACGGGCTGAAAATTCAGAGATTCGCGGAAAAACTAGGTAAAACCCCTAAGGAAGTTGTTGATGAAATGGCAACAGTGTATAGGGA
This region of Thermosphaera aggregans genomic DNA includes:
- a CDS encoding B12-binding domain-containing radical SAM protein produces the protein MMSNHHGREFLGFVATAPPIFLPESLWMYIASPKVEVDDEGKPREAPYGMRKIEAVLKEKGFKASIIDPDHLGKHLDSMKVLMLSHHDYFGYGPPTSEWWSLTGKEPLNRRSFIKLMSKPEVREAKKKGVRIIAGGPAAWQWLYEVRKFVEWGIDTVVDGEAEKIIVDLVEKALNNEPLPKYVYIGSGDVPSVDEIPIIKGGSVNGLVEIMRGCPRGCKFCSVTLRPLRFIPLDKIVKEVQVNLTAGVKGTILHSEDILLYHADGVKPRPEAIIKLHEEVLKLVGENGSFAWSHVSLSALKFAEENHGLISKLMHEYILTDSRRFIGVEVGIETGSPRLAQEIMRAKSLPYPIEDWPDVVEDAFKIMHENSIIPAATVILGFPGETGDDVVKTIELIERLKNYRSLIVPMFFVPMGSLKSGEWFIRDHLKREHVDALLKIYNHSIYWAEDIMNKYYLKSPANLPVRLLLKFFIRYARRQVNKYVAKIEEYIKQ